The following coding sequences lie in one Halorarum halophilum genomic window:
- a CDS encoding glycosyltransferase family 4 protein, whose amino-acid sequence MKVLDYLELESRLARAGIGTAHDQQVEALDRAAESGADVEVIETPWTGDDPLDGLYNGARGRGLFREYDLAHCNLIGPGSVAVARHARRNGIPLVLHCHVTSEDFRESFRGSNAVAPALRRYLRWFYSQADLVLTPSEYTKRQLEAYPVEAPIRALSNGVDLDSVADHEVHRDEYRDRYDLDGTVAFAVGNVFERKGLTDFCEVARRVDLEFAWFGTYDTGPQASPTVTRWMRNPPENVTFTGWVEDKPGMFGAGDVFFFPTKEENQGIVVLEAMACGKAVVLRDIPVFREYFEDGHDCLLCSNRDEFVDAIERLDADPDLRERLGSNARETAAEHGLDRVGRELVETYRELLG is encoded by the coding sequence GTGAAGGTCCTCGACTACCTCGAACTCGAATCGCGGCTCGCCCGCGCCGGCATCGGCACGGCCCACGACCAGCAGGTCGAGGCGCTCGACCGCGCCGCCGAGTCCGGCGCCGACGTCGAGGTGATCGAGACCCCCTGGACCGGCGACGACCCCCTCGACGGCCTCTACAACGGCGCCCGCGGCAGGGGGCTGTTCCGCGAGTACGACCTCGCCCACTGCAACCTCATCGGGCCGGGGAGCGTCGCCGTCGCCCGCCACGCGAGGCGGAACGGCATCCCGCTCGTGCTCCACTGCCACGTCACGAGCGAGGACTTCCGGGAGAGCTTCCGCGGGTCGAACGCGGTCGCCCCGGCGCTCCGGCGCTACCTCCGGTGGTTCTACTCGCAGGCCGACCTCGTGCTCACGCCCTCGGAGTACACGAAACGCCAGCTGGAAGCGTACCCGGTCGAGGCGCCCATTCGGGCGCTCTCCAACGGCGTCGACCTCGACTCAGTCGCCGACCACGAGGTGCATCGAGACGAGTACCGCGATCGGTACGACCTCGACGGGACCGTCGCCTTCGCGGTCGGAAACGTGTTCGAGCGGAAGGGGCTCACCGACTTCTGCGAGGTCGCGAGGCGCGTCGACCTCGAGTTCGCCTGGTTCGGCACCTACGACACCGGCCCGCAGGCGTCGCCGACCGTGACGCGCTGGATGCGGAATCCGCCCGAGAACGTCACCTTCACCGGCTGGGTCGAGGACAAGCCGGGGATGTTCGGCGCGGGCGACGTGTTCTTCTTCCCGACGAAGGAAGAGAACCAGGGCATCGTCGTGCTCGAGGCGATGGCGTGCGGGAAGGCCGTCGTCCTCCGGGACATCCCGGTCTTCCGCGAGTACTTCGAGGACGGCCACGACTGCCTGCTCTGCTCGAACCGCGACGAGTTCGTCGACGCCATCGAGCGCCTCGACGCGGACCCCGACCTCCGCGAGCGACTCGGGAGCAACGCCCGCGAGACCGCGGCCGAACACGGCCTCGACCGCGTCGGGCGGGAACTCGTGGAGACCTACCGCGAACTGCTCGGCTGA
- a CDS encoding ribonuclease P protein component 4: MQEIAEERIEKLETLAREAVRAGEPDRAREYVRLARRLAERHRCGVPRSFERFTCDRCDAFLVPGRNARVRLQEGSHVVVRCDCGETARYPYR; encoded by the coding sequence ATGCAGGAGATCGCGGAGGAGCGCATCGAGAAGCTCGAGACCCTCGCGCGCGAGGCGGTCAGAGCCGGCGAACCGGACCGCGCCCGTGAGTACGTCCGACTCGCGCGCCGCCTCGCCGAGCGGCATCGCTGTGGCGTCCCGCGCTCCTTCGAGCGGTTCACCTGCGATCGCTGTGACGCGTTCCTCGTCCCGGGGCGCAACGCCAGGGTTCGACTCCAGGAGGGGAGCCACGTCGTCGTCCGGTGCGACTGCGGCGAGACGGCTCGGTACCCGTACCGCTAG
- a CDS encoding glycosyltransferase, whose amino-acid sequence MQTVAAFTDTYLPTVNGVTYTLESWRDRWRDRGGRMDVVFPGAPDYEPGEGEYATRSVGFPFYDGFRFGLPGVPDEVRDADLVHAHTPFALGLSGLYLALRIDVPLVASYHTPTSEYADYIANGRTATAIEGVARQYERWYLNHARVVVVPSEPAREHLRGIGIDAPVSVVPNGVDTEFFGPVDGGDFRERYDLPDGPLVGYTGRHGFEKDLDEIPAAFDAADTDATLVFGGDGPARGALERMTAEYGIDARFLGFLPREDLPAFYSALDAFLFPSPVETQGLVALEANACGTPVVGVNDGALADTVVDGVTGYHFARGDTTDFADAIERTLAGRPTLSERCLDRRERMSVEHAVDRLAHVYDGL is encoded by the coding sequence ATGCAGACGGTCGCCGCCTTCACCGACACGTACCTGCCCACGGTGAACGGCGTGACCTACACGCTGGAGTCGTGGCGCGACCGGTGGCGCGACCGCGGCGGCCGCATGGACGTCGTGTTCCCCGGTGCGCCCGACTACGAACCCGGTGAGGGCGAGTACGCGACCCGGAGCGTCGGCTTCCCGTTCTACGACGGGTTCCGGTTCGGCCTGCCGGGCGTGCCCGACGAGGTGCGCGACGCCGACCTCGTCCACGCCCACACCCCCTTCGCGCTCGGTCTCTCGGGACTCTACCTCGCGCTCCGGATCGACGTGCCGCTCGTGGCCTCCTACCACACGCCGACCTCGGAGTACGCCGACTACATCGCCAACGGTCGCACGGCGACCGCGATAGAGGGCGTCGCCCGCCAATACGAGCGCTGGTACTTGAACCACGCGCGCGTGGTGGTCGTCCCGAGCGAACCGGCGCGCGAGCACCTCCGGGGTATCGGCATCGACGCGCCGGTCTCGGTCGTCCCGAACGGCGTCGACACGGAGTTCTTCGGCCCGGTCGATGGCGGCGACTTCCGGGAGCGGTACGACCTCCCCGACGGCCCGCTCGTGGGCTACACCGGCAGGCACGGCTTCGAGAAGGACCTGGACGAGATCCCGGCCGCGTTCGACGCGGCCGACACGGACGCCACGCTCGTGTTCGGCGGCGACGGTCCCGCGCGGGGGGCGCTCGAACGCATGACCGCGGAGTACGGCATCGACGCCCGCTTCCTCGGCTTCCTCCCTCGCGAGGACCTCCCCGCGTTCTACAGCGCGCTCGACGCCTTCCTCTTCCCCTCGCCCGTCGAGACGCAGGGGCTCGTCGCCCTGGAGGCGAACGCGTGCGGCACGCCGGTCGTCGGCGTGAACGACGGCGCGCTCGCGGACACGGTTGTCGACGGGGTCACCGGCTATCACTTCGCCCGCGGCGACACGACCGACTTCGCCGACGCCATTGAGCGGACGCTGGCCGGGCGCCCAACGCTGTCGGAACGCTGTCTGGACAGACGGGAACGGATGAGCGTCGAGCACGCGGTGGACCGGCTCGCCCATGTGTACGACGGGTTGTAG